aataataataataataataataataataataataataataataataataatgagtgatcataaaaagtgcattttgtgttttaagGAAGGAAGTACCCATAGGATAAAAGTGGTCAATGCATTAGTTACATGTCTCCATGTCAAACTGTATCATTTaccaataaaaatgaaatggattAACTGAAAAAGTGGAATAAGTactggaaaaaagaaacatacactggccaaaagtttgtggacacatgacaatcacacccatatgtgggccttccctaaactgttgacacaaagttGGAGTAGAATAACCCAAGTAGGCAcagacttcaaccccactgaacacctttgggatgaacgcTGACTGTCCCCAAGGAAGTTCTCACCCAATATCATTGCCTGGCCTCACTAAGTGTTTGGATCGGCAAATACTTGCAGCCATGctgcaaaatctagtggaaagcctttgcagaaaagtggaggtttttataacagcaaagggggacaaaaaaaaaagcaaatatgtttttttttttttttttttttttttttttttttaagtctcacTAAAAGCACATATGGTTGTGCTGGTCAGGTCTCCACATaattttggctatatagtgtataataagTATGACTTACAACAGACCGATCCAAGACTTTCAGTACATACAATGGTTTATACCATAATTCATAGGAATATATCTGCTACACCATTCAAACACATTTTCTCCCAGATGGTTTTGGATTGCCTTGCATCAGCTGTCAAGTCAAACAGATCTGTTTTATACTTCGAGTGCACAGATCAAATCAAAACACATTCAACCATTAAAAATGATGAACTAGaatataatgttaatgaataGATCAGAATTCTATTCTATgtcacacactgtaaaaccggataagttcagtTAACGCAAAAAAAtttaggaaactaattacctcaaaatttttaagttgataaatcaatttctttaagccaaatgcacttaaatataacaagtctgagttaaatttttgttatgtttaagtgcatttggcttaaagaaattgatttatcaacttaaaaatgttgaggtaattagtttcctcaaattttttgagttaaatgaactatccagttttacagtgcaTGGATGCTTATTTGACTGAACACAAAAGTAATAATTAGCCAAATATTCAAGTGAGTAGGCTATATCACATACTGTGTAGGTAACATTACTAAAAatacagtaattttttttttatctgtacaTGTATATTTAGAAGTTTAGAAAAAATATAGACATATTCTAGTTGCCTTAAATGAGATAgctttgtttaaatatattttagtcaTATGAATAGTGCATTGAATTCTACTGATACAATCGGCTGAAGGAATAGGAAGATCCTGTTGTACATTTTAAGAGGTCACACCCATGAAAACCTTCTGCTGATAACATATTTACACTGAATTACCAATATTTTCTTGGCAGTCTTTACATGATCCCACCCATttaattacaaagaaaaatgtgtaaatacagACTGATAAAAGCAAATCATTGGTTTCCAAATTTCAGTGCTCGGATTGGAATGCGAAAAatcttaaaattaaataatttcatgGTCCGATTAATAATGTGAACCTTTATACCTATGTGTTTATGCCAACAAAtaatttatgttttatgtttttaccTCAGagcattcatatttatataaaactaaaggaaaatattacccaaaacaaataaattataacaataaaaaaaggctACATAAGCATTCAGCgtttattcatttcatatcatttatttttatgagctgtttattttaaatactttgGAACTCATGTCACACTTGAAAGGGGCAGGTTGTTTCCAATCAGGCGTGAATGTTATCTCTTGCAAGAAGCAGAAGTGCTGACTAATCTATCATACTTGAAATGAGTCCAAGCTGTCACGTATTTGAGGTGGGTCCTGGGCGTGCCAGCTTCAGCTCCTTGTATAAAAAGAGGATTCCTTTTTGAGGCAGTTTACAGAAGTCTTCTTCCAAAGTACTCTGAAACCATGAGTCTCTCTGCTAAAGACAAAGACACCGTCAAAGCCTTCTGGGCCACAGTCTCCCCAAAGGCTGGAGAAATTGGTGCTGAAGCTCTGTACAGGTAcatgctcttcttcttctgtttttgttattcACATTGATTCCTCTTTCAGTACTGAGGACCAATTCTTTTCCATTTCGCTACACAGGATGCTGACTGTTTACCCACAGACCAAGACCTATTTCTCCCACTGGACTGACTTGAGCTTTGGCTCTGCCCAAGTGAAGAAGCACGGAAAGACTATTATGGCTAGCGTGGATGGTGCTGTCAGCAAAATTGATGACCTGACCACTGGGTTGCTTAGCCTAAGTGAGCTGCACGCTTTCCAGCTGCGTATTGACCCGGCTAACTTCAAGGTAATTGTACACTATACCATCTTTATTTGCTCTGTAATAATTTTATCTTGTTTTTACCAATAGATCCTGTCCCACAACATGCTTATTAAATATCTATGTTTTCCCCATTTCCTTGTAGATCCTAGCCCACAACGTGCTCGTTGTTCTGGCCATCATGTTCCCCGCTGCCTTTACTCCTGAGGTGCACGTGTCTATGGATAAGTTTCTCAATGCCTTGGCCCTGGCTCTCGCTGAGAAGTACAGATAAGAAGATCTGCAGGCAACAGATGGACATCGACATGCATCGGTCTTTCTCAGATCCAGAAAATGTCCTTTATTGATCTAAATAAATGCCAAATATATTTTTGGCCTGCTATTGAAATCAAGACTGTCTTCTCTGGTCGTCTCTTTTGCTAGTAATATGTGTTCATATTAGACCTGGGACTAAAAGAATTTGAAAGTAGTAGTGGAGGGGAAAACCAAAGAAGtcttaatttacaaaaaaacaacaacttttaagttgtttaaggcacacacaaaacatagaGGCCTAAAAAGTGTCAAGTAGGTTCCATTAAAACCTCCAGTTGTCACACCATGAtttacaaatgtattattattcaaaacacaaattgaaaagtattatgttttggcaaaataaattaaatagatGACCCATGAAAAGATGTTCAGAGCATAACTGCCAAACCtatcagagtgagagagaatctaattaaataaaattgcaaaaatgtaacagaaagacattaataacatttaaattgctataaaatattttacaatgGATTGTTGACAAATCTCACACTCGGGTGTCCTGTGAAGCATGCAGTAAGaagacatttcatttttaatgaaaggaCATTGCGCCTTTGATAAaaatctgtagtgtgtgtgtgcgtgtgtgcgtgtgtatatgtgtgtgtgtgtgtgcgtgtgtgtgtgtatgagtgagacTTTTGACGGAGCTTcgtgtttcttctgtttttcttttcgttATTTCATCCGTtttcataaaacacaaaatcaaacagaaacaaaactttGAACCGCTCAGGGTTTGCTGCCTTCCAGTTCAAAGcgagtcagtctctctctctctctctctctctctctctctctctctctctcaaagtaggctactttattggcatgattgCTTATACATGCAATATTGCCAAAGCGTCAATAcagataagaaaggagaaataaaaataaataaataaacaaacacatccatcttctaccgcttaatccttttcagggtcgcgggggaacctggagcctatcccagggagcatcaggcacaaggcggggtacaccctggacagggtgccagtccattgccgggcacaatcacatacaaactcacacacccattcagacacgccaatcagcctaccatgcatgtctttggcctgggggaggaaacccggaggaaacccgaggAAACTCctcagcacaaggagaacatgcaaactccgcacacacatggccccggccccagactctggaggtgtgaggcaaacatgctaaccactaagccaccgtgcgcccaagcaaacacataataataataataataataataataataataataataataataataaataattaactaactaactaactaactaactaactaattaattaattaatttaaaaaagataaataaaatgttaaaatgtaagTTGCCAGTGTAGGACAAAAAGTATAATGGTTATACttgtaattatataattaattattatgtacattaatgccataaaataaaataacataaggCAATTtcgaaataagtaaataagcatTATGTTATTTCCAAGTATTGTTCTCTTGTGTTACGGAAGGTATTACAGTGAAGGAGAAAGTTTGCCTCTGTATCAACCTCACCAGTCTTACAGTGACAGCACACTCTTTCTTCCTTTGGAAGCCATGTTTGCTTGTGTCTGCCTTTCTCTTTGGCTAGGCTGTGATCACTGAGTCTGTATTTTGTAAGGATTTGTCTCTGTTTTGTATCTATGACGCTGAAGAGGTTTTCTGCCAGCTcgtatttttttgtttagggTCCAAGAACATTCTAGTTTACTTAGTTTTTGCTTTCTCTTTCCCAGTGGTCCAAATATGCATTTTTACAAGCTTTTATGATTTGGTTTATTCTAATTTGAGTACATGGATTTAAATCACTGCCcatttataattaacattacaattatttgtaaattgttaGATCTGAAACTTTGTAGGCCAttgtagatctttttttttttttagtcctagTCACAATCTgtagtgtttcttttttcttttctttcttttttttttttttttttact
This Ictalurus furcatus strain D&B chromosome 1, Billie_1.0, whole genome shotgun sequence DNA region includes the following protein-coding sequences:
- the LOC128612519 gene encoding hemoglobin embryonic subunit alpha-like, with product MSLSAKDKDTVKAFWATVSPKAGEIGAEALYRMLTVYPQTKTYFSHWTDLSFGSAQVKKHGKTIMASVDGAVSKIDDLTTGLLSLSELHAFQLRIDPANFKILAHNVLVVLAIMFPAAFTPEVHVSMDKFLNALALALAEKYR